TTACTGGGGTCAAAGGAAAAATATCAAGCAAACCAGCAAAGCACTTTCGATCCGCACTCGGCCAAATCGTTAACTTCTTCTACACTTTGCAAGGAGAAGCAGCCGGGGCCCAAGCTTTTAGTAATTTTGACACGTTGTTGGCTCCATTTATTAGGTACGATAACTTAACCTACAAAGAAGTGAAACAGGCCCTTCAGGAATTCTTTTTTAACATTAATATTCCTACCCGAGTGGGGTTTCAGACTCCCTTCACTAATGTGAGTATTGATCTCAAGCCACCTTCTTACCTAAAAAATATGCCAGTAATAATCGGCGGCAAACCCCAAAGAAAAACCTATGGAGAGTTTCAAAAAGAGCAAGACATGTTTAACCGAGTCTTTCTCGAGGTAATGGGTGAAGGTGATGCTGTCGGTCGAGTGTTCACTTTTCCTATACCTACTTACAATATCACCAAGAATTTTGACTGGGAAAATAGAAACATTCGCGGATTATGGAAGACCACAGCTAAATATGGGATTCCTTATTTTTCCAACTTTGTCAATTCCGACATGAATCCAGAAGATGCGCGATCAATGTGCTGTCGCTTAAGAATCGATAACAGACAGTTAGAAAAGCGGGGCGGCGGTTTGTTTGGCGCCAACCCCCTAACCGGCTCAATCGGGGTAGTTACCATCAATTTACCAAGAATCGGATATCTAGCTAAAAACAAAAATGAGTTTAAAAAGATGTTAAAAAATTTGATGATAAAGGCAAAAGACAGCTTAGAAATTAAGCGAAAGATTTTGGAGCGGCTTACTGAAAATGGACTTTATCCTTATTCAAAATTCTACCTGAAAGGAATAAAGCAAAAATTGAACGAATACTGGAAAAATCATTTCTCCACAATTGGTTTGATAGGAATGAATGAAGCTTGCCTAAATCTCTTTGGCAAAAATATCGGGACCCCGGAAGGGAGAAATTTTGCTATAGAAATTTTAGATTTTATGAGGAATGAATTAATAAGCTTTCAGAAAGAAACGAAAAATAATTACAACTTAGAAGCTACTCCGGCCGAAGGTGCCTCTTACAGGTTGGCAAAAATAGACAAAAAGAAATATCCAAACATTATTTGTGCCAACGAAAAAGATTGCCAGAAAGGCGCTGAACCTTATTATACAAATTCCACCCAATTGCCGGTTAATTTTACCGATGATATTTTCGAAGCCCTTAACTTACAAGATGAAATTCAAACAAAATACACTGGGGGAACTGTGCTCCATATTTTTGCAGGAGAAAAAATAAATAACCCCGAAGTTATAAAAAACTTGGTAAGAAAAATCTGTGAAGGCTATTCCCTCCCCTATTTCACCATCTCCCCCACTTTTAGCATTTGTCCTGAACATGGATATTTATCAGGAGAACACGAGCAATGCCCGCAATGTAAGAAACCTTGTGAAATTTATTCTCGCGTAGTTGGCTATCTACGACCAGTGAATCAATGGAATAACGGAAAAAGAGCAGAGTTTAGTCGACGAAAAACTTTTAAAATTGAGAACGATCTGTGATTATCGGGGGGTTCCAAAAATTCTCTCTGATAGACTATCCTGGGAAAATAAGCGCGATTATTTTCACTCGAGGTTGTAATTTTCGCTGCCGCTATTGCCACAACCCTGAATTAGTTATTCCAGAAAAATATGCGCCAAAAATCCCCCTTTTTAAAATTTATGATTTTTTAAGAAGACGGCAGGGCAAACTTGACGCTGTAACTATCACCGGTGGCGAACCCACCCTTCATCCTGACTTAATAAAAGTAATGGAAAAAATTAAAGATATGGGCTTTTTGATTAAATTAGATACTAACGGAACCCATCCAGAAGTTCTTGAGAAAATTATTACCAAAAAATTAGCTGACTATTTAGCGATGGATATTAAAGCACCACTTAAAAATTATGCAAAAATTGTAGGCCGATATGTAGCAACTAAAAAACTAAAAAAGAGTATTAATTTAATAATGAACTCAGGTGTTAAATATGAGTTCAGGACAACGGTGGTAAAATCTCTTATTAACCAAAATGATTTAGAAAAAATCGCCCAAGAAATTAGAGGCGCAGAAAACTATTATTTACAAAACTTTATTCCAACCAAACCCCTTGATCCTAGTTTAACAAAAAAACATTCTTTTTCTTATAACGAGCTCGGAATATTGACTAAAAAATTGAGAAAGTATATTAAAAATTGTTATATTCGCTAAAACACACTCAAAAACTTAATTAATTGAATTAAAATGAACATTTTCATACGATAAAATGTGTTTAGTTAATATCACTTTTCCGTTAGAAAATGAGGCTAGCGACAAAAAGGAGCGGAAAAAAGCGAGACTGAATTCCCCCCAGACCCCCTTTTCCGTCCGCCCCGTCCGAGCGTAGGTTCTCTGCCGCGCAAAGCGCGGCAATCAATCACGCTTTTTTCAAAAAAAGTTCGAGCGGCGTTCAGTAATTGTGACCAGATGTAACATTTGTCAGTTTAGAGAGGATTCCATCTGTTCTCTTTGCTATTTTAAAGTCTCTGAGAAATTATTGGGAGAGCTCGCTACTTATGAGACTGGCAATAAACTACTCCTTAGTGCTGTTAAAATATTTAAAAAACAAGGTTTATTTTTTATAAAATAAAGATGGGTAAACTCAAAAACAAAAAAAGAAGGCAGTCAAGTAGACAAGCCAAAGAGAATCTTTGCTCTCTTGAGTTGCCTTAAACTTAACTGCCCTTGGTTGGCAACAACCAGTAAGGGCCGCATTAGCCCTGAGTTATACTACCTGTTGTTGTCGCCTCAGCAGGAACCTCTGCCAGGCTCTCACCAGAGTGAAGCCGCGGGCTGCTTCTGCCAACCGTCCCAACTACGGTCTAGCAAGGTTTTTGTGGAGACCCACTTAACATGTCCGTCGCAGAACCCAACATTATTGCCTCCGTTGTGCCGACCGGGATTCGGAATACCATTATTCGGATATCCCGAGACAGCCCCAAGTGCATACCTTTTGAGCGAGTAGACCCAATAAATTTGAGCGCCGTCAGCTCGCTCCGCTTCAGTGAACATCAACGCATCGGCAGGGGCCTCAATCGCCGCAAGATTCGCCCCACGACCAAGCCCGCCTGCAGAGGTATCGTCACAGGCGATGTTGTTGAAGCTCAAACCATAGGCAATGGTTCTCTTCGTTGTACTGGGGCAGACAAAAACCTGGTCGTTCTTCACGTACGGCTCGATGATCTTGTACCATTCGTGGCGCGCAACGCCATACCCCCCGTTCGCCAGAGGTACAAGCGTTTCGTCATAATCCTGTGCATACATCATAAATGCCAATCCGAGTTGCTTTTCGTTTGACAGACAGCTGGTCTGCCGCGCCTTCTCTCTGGCACGAGCGAAAACCGGGAACAGGATCGCCGCCAAGATCGCGATAATCGCGATAACTACCAACAGTTCAATCAGCGTAAATCCCTTTCTGTTGAGCATTTCCATCTTGCTCCTTTCATGTCTAATTGCGATACTCGGTACATATCAGTGCAGTAGCCCAGTCATTGCCCCAAAGCTATTCAGTTTTTTTCCTTCCAAGTTCGCCTCCTCTCTTTTTAAGATTCTTGACTCCACTTTCTTCTTCCTATTTAGCACCAAAAAAACAAAGTGTCAATGGTTAAAGAAAAAAGAAATTGTTTTTTTAAAAAGTTTCGGCAAGATAATTTTGGAATACCAAATTATTTCTGGATATCTAAGAGACTTGCTAGTCGAAGACAATGTAGTCGTTTATTATAAACATGTATTAAAAAATAGTTATTTTTGATATTTTCCATATTTCAAACTCAAGTTTTTATCATCACAGCAAAATAACTCAATTGTTTTTGCATGTTTCAAAAAAACAAAATAAAATAGTATAATTATCAACAAAAAATGCCAAAAAAAGTAAAAATCAAACTCATTGACAAATCTCTTCCCGTACCTGCTTACCAAACTAAAGGATCGGTTGCTTTTGATATTTATGCCAGAAAAACAACAGTTATTAAACCAAAAGAAATCAAGCTTGTACCTTCTAATATTATTTTAGAAGTGCCTAAAGGATACTTTCTTTTAATCGCTGCCCGTAGCTCTCTGCCTTTAAAAAAAGGATTAATGTTGCCCAATGGTATTGGTGTAATTGATCAAGATTTTTGCGGACCTAAAGATGAAATTCATATTGAACTTTATAACTTCAGCAATAAAAAAGTGGTGATCAGCAAAGGAGAACGAATTGCTCAAACCATCTTAGTAAAAATTGCCAAACCAAATCTTGTACAAGGAAAAATAAAGAACCGCCAAAGCAGAGGCGGTTTTGGCTCTACTGGCTCTGCTGAAAGATAACAAATTCCCTGGCCTTCTTTCGCTTAGCCCGTGGTCGGGGTTGAACCGACAACCTGCCGCTTACGAAGCGGCTGCTCTACCATTGAGCTACACGGGCAAAACCAAAATCTCCTTTAAAATTATAAATCCGCTTAAAGAAAAATGAAAGCTCTGTACAACAATTAGGTGTCTAAATATTTTAGTCTTGGCACAAACTTTTATAAACCCTTTTATATTTACCTAAATATTAGCTAAAAATTTTTGCTTTTACCACCTTTCCTGTAGCCTCCACCTCCTTTTTTCCATTCGGCTTTTGACAAAAAAGGATAATAAAGATCATCTTCTAACCTGATATTAAAACTATCAATTTCCTCTTTGCTCGGATTCTGATCACAAAACTCTATACCCTCAAAATCTTCTACAATAGCAATCGGAGTTTGCTCTTGTCCTTCACCTATAACTGCTACTGAAGCAGCAGCCAGAGCGTCAACTAAATTAGCAAAAGTAGCCTTCATTTTGCGGCCAAAAAGATCTTTTTGGCCAATATACTTTTTGAGCGGTTTTATACCGCTATAAGCAAGAGCAAAACCAATTGTGCCGCATCGAGATGGGATTGTTTTGCTGTCTGTAATAATAACCCCTAAATTTTTAACTTGATATCTACTTTTTAAGTGCTCACGAATTTTATTTGCCGATCTATATGGGTCTTTAGGCCAAAGCACATAACAACCATCAGCATTAGACTCATCAATTCCAGCAGTAGCAGAAAGAACGCCGTTTTTTATAGTTATAATCACAGAGTGTTCTCTGTTTTTAGGTCTGGGGATATAAAAATCTGCTTCAACTGCTACTAAACTATCTTTATCTCTGACTTCTTCCTTTTTAATAAAAGAACCTTCGCATAAGCTAACTATTTTTGAAGCAATAACCACAATTGATTTCTCTTTCATTTTTGTAATAGCTCTATCTAGAACTTTAAAAATTGTTTTGGAATTATTGCTAATAACCTCAGTTTTTATGGGCGTAATTTTCATAAAAAATAACTTTTGTTTTATTCTGACTTAAAATTAAATAAATTTCCAAAAAAATAAAACCCCTTGTTCATAAATAAACAAGGGGTCAAAATCACTCTAAGCGCATAATGTCCTTAAGAGGGCATCGCGCAACAAAGGAACAAAATTCTCCCTGTATAAAATAGTCTGCTTCTGTAGTGTTATAACAAAATTCTGATCTGAATATGTCCAGATAGGATTACTCACAAGCGCCACAAATTCTTGAATTTTCTGCCTGGGAAGCTGTTGCAACAAGAATTCACACTGAATTCGGCTCTCATAAGAGACAAAAAGTTCACCAGTGTCTGTCCTCCCATAAATTAAGCTATTAGCAATGAAATTGCCGCTTTCTAGTGTACGGATAACTTTATGCTCAATCTGATCCTCATCACTAAAATAACAAAACCCTATGCTTACGGCCGCTAAGCCACAGCTGACTCGGTGATCGCTATAACCCAAAGCAATAACCCACTGGGTGGTGTTAAGACTTAATACACAAGCTTTAGTATATATCATTGTAGATGATCTAAAGGTATCTACAGGGACAGGAACAGAACACTCAAAAATCGGTTCCTGCGCAATTTCTCCCCACACTTCCTCAACAAGCTTTTCTACAGACAACATAAAATCACCTCTTTTTAAAGTTCGGTATTTTTAAATATATTTATTAATAATAAGGTAAAAATCAACTAAAAATTTTGAACAAAAATACAAAGACTAAAAAACTTTCTCTAAAATAACTCCTGCTTTTTGTAGCCCGCCTTCCTTATTGTTATATAAATTGACTCTTCTTTGGCGCCTTGAAAACTTTCTCTAGCACGTCTTAAGCTGTCAATATTTCATGTTCTAAATTTTCCCTTACATAAACTACCAACAATGCCCGGGGAGGGAGTCGAACCCTCAAAAGCTTGCGCTCACTGGATCCTGAATCCAGCGCGTCTACCAATTCCGCCACCCGGGCAAGTTAGATTAAAAACAAAGTTGCAAAATGGCGGTGGGGGTGGGATTCGAACCCACGGTCCGCAAAAAGCAGACACGGCATTTCCAATGCCGCCCGTTCGACCACTCCGGCACCCCACCAAATATAAACAGCTTTGGAAAGAAAATAGCACAAAAACAAAGCAAAATCTACTCTTAACTAAATTTTAATCCTTGCCCCCTCTTTAGCAAAAATAAACGCTGGCTCTTTCTTACAAACCTGCCTCACTCTCTCTAAATGCTGGGGTCTAGTATGAACTACTAAAACCTTGTTTATTTTTGCTTTTTCTGCAAGCTTTTTAACCTGTTTTATGGTGTAATGATTTGGCGTAGGTTTCTCATATGAAGCCTCAGTTATAAGCAGATCTGCATCCTGACAAGTTTTTATCAAATCCTTAAAAGAGTGTTTTGAACCAATGTCTCCAGTATAAACCAATTTTTTGCCTTGATACCTAATAACAATGCCTACTGAAGCAAACCACCGCACATGTTTTACAGGGAAAATACTTATTTTGCTTTGACCTAAACTCATTTTTCTTTTACCTTCTTGAAAAAGCACCGGATACTCTTCTTTGGGCTCAACCCAAAAAATCTTACGCCACAACCTCCATCTCTTCCTTAAACCTTTAGGCCCAACTATTATCATTTTTTTATGCTTTGAACAATTTTTATAAATATCTTCTACCCAACGGGAATGAACCAGAGGAAAAACATCAGCAAAATGGTCAGTATGAAAATGGGATACAAATACTAAATCAATTTCTTGAAGATTAAAACCCAAATCTATTAAACGGCGGATTATCCCAAAACCAGCATCTAAAAGAATCTTTTTTCTGCCTACCTCTACAAGAAAACCAGATGGATTTCTTTTTTTAGTAGGCACCAAAGTACCAGCACCTAAAACAGAAACCCTAAAATTCATAAATAAAAATTAGCTTTAATTTTTCAAAAAATCAATCACGGCGTATAATAAAATAAATGCTACAAGGGCGAAAAATTCAGCTCAAAGAGTTCCACCACGAGACTAAACGTTCAGTTCTTAAAAAATTCCTGATTGTAGCCACCATATTTGTACTTTATCTTATCTTTGTTCTTTTTAAATTTGGCTTTAAAAACGGGCTTTGGGTTGCCCTTCTTTCCTGGTCTTTTTTTGT
The sequence above is drawn from the bacterium genome and encodes:
- a CDS encoding ribonucleoside triphosphate reductase, with translation MYSLIKKRDGRIVPFDKSKIVTAIAKAGKATGEFGHKEAKKLTDKVLIKARGTIKDAIPQVEQIQDIVEDVLLHSKFKKTAKAYILYRDQHKQLREITTSFNNGLVEKYLHKKDWLIKENSNMAYSLQGLNHYISSEISKNYWLNKIYPEEIRSAHIKGDFHIHDLNLLSVYCVGWDLFDLLTKGFTGVKGKISSKPAKHFRSALGQIVNFFYTLQGEAAGAQAFSNFDTLLAPFIRYDNLTYKEVKQALQEFFFNINIPTRVGFQTPFTNVSIDLKPPSYLKNMPVIIGGKPQRKTYGEFQKEQDMFNRVFLEVMGEGDAVGRVFTFPIPTYNITKNFDWENRNIRGLWKTTAKYGIPYFSNFVNSDMNPEDARSMCCRLRIDNRQLEKRGGGLFGANPLTGSIGVVTINLPRIGYLAKNKNEFKKMLKNLMIKAKDSLEIKRKILERLTENGLYPYSKFYLKGIKQKLNEYWKNHFSTIGLIGMNEACLNLFGKNIGTPEGRNFAIEILDFMRNELISFQKETKNNYNLEATPAEGASYRLAKIDKKKYPNIICANEKDCQKGAEPYYTNSTQLPVNFTDDIFEALNLQDEIQTKYTGGTVLHIFAGEKINNPEVIKNLVRKICEGYSLPYFTISPTFSICPEHGYLSGEHEQCPQCKKPCEIYSRVVGYLRPVNQWNNGKRAEFSRRKTFKIENDL
- a CDS encoding anaerobic ribonucleoside-triphosphate reductase activating protein; the protein is MIIGGFQKFSLIDYPGKISAIIFTRGCNFRCRYCHNPELVIPEKYAPKIPLFKIYDFLRRRQGKLDAVTITGGEPTLHPDLIKVMEKIKDMGFLIKLDTNGTHPEVLEKIITKKLADYLAMDIKAPLKNYAKIVGRYVATKKLKKSINLIMNSGVKYEFRTTVVKSLINQNDLEKIAQEIRGAENYYLQNFIPTKPLDPSLTKKHSFSYNELGILTKKLRKYIKNCYIR
- a CDS encoding DUF1559 domain-containing protein, with product MEMLNRKGFTLIELLVVIAIIAILAAILFPVFARAREKARQTSCLSNEKQLGLAFMMYAQDYDETLVPLANGGYGVARHEWYKIIEPYVKNDQVFVCPSTTKRTIAYGLSFNNIACDDTSAGGLGRGANLAAIEAPADALMFTEAERADGAQIYWVYSLKRYALGAVSGYPNNGIPNPGRHNGGNNVGFCDGHVKWVSTKTLLDRSWDGWQKQPAASLW
- the dut gene encoding dUTP diphosphatase, yielding MPKKVKIKLIDKSLPVPAYQTKGSVAFDIYARKTTVIKPKEIKLVPSNIILEVPKGYFLLIAARSSLPLKKGLMLPNGIGVIDQDFCGPKDEIHIELYNFSNKKVVISKGERIAQTILVKIAKPNLVQGKIKNRQSRGGFGSTGSAER
- a CDS encoding coenzyme F420-0:L-glutamate ligase translates to MKEKSIVVIASKIVSLCEGSFIKKEEVRDKDSLVAVEADFYIPRPKNREHSVIITIKNGVLSATAGIDESNADGCYVLWPKDPYRSANKIREHLKSRYQVKNLGVIITDSKTIPSRCGTIGFALAYSGIKPLKKYIGQKDLFGRKMKATFANLVDALAAASVAVIGEGQEQTPIAIVEDFEGIEFCDQNPSKEEIDSFNIRLEDDLYYPFLSKAEWKKGGGGYRKGGKSKNF
- a CDS encoding ribonuclease Z; translated protein: MNFRVSVLGAGTLVPTKKRNPSGFLVEVGRKKILLDAGFGIIRRLIDLGFNLQEIDLVFVSHFHTDHFADVFPLVHSRWVEDIYKNCSKHKKMIIVGPKGLRKRWRLWRKIFWVEPKEEYPVLFQEGKRKMSLGQSKISIFPVKHVRWFASVGIVIRYQGKKLVYTGDIGSKHSFKDLIKTCQDADLLITEASYEKPTPNHYTIKQVKKLAEKAKINKVLVVHTRPQHLERVRQVCKKEPAFIFAKEGARIKI